tcaagTCATCATAACTGGTCCTTTGCAATCCTTCCAATAAGCCAGGCTAAGCTCTGATAAAAATTTGTTCCCAGCGACTCTAGATGGCAAATAGTGAAGACTAGAAAAATTCAAGAAATCAATTGTGTCTTCCGAAAGGCAGGCCTGGTTTAATTTGTGTAGTAAAaaattttatttggattttatttgggtttttggtAGAGGAATCCTTAATACAACGGTCGTCTGGTATCAATAAGTATTCGTGTGTACTCGTTTGCCTGCAACTTTGTTTGTGTTGAGAAAACAACATCTTTCTAATCTGATGTAATTTGCATAATAGCAGATGGATTACTTTGACTTTTTCATGGCTATTCGTGATGTTGTAGGCAAACTTCAAATAAACAATAACACGTCAAGAGTTTATTCTCaacaagttttgtttttttcttcttctttagttCCTACTTTGTCAGTTTGCAACCAATTCTGACCGTTTAGAGTTGCCATTTTGAGTGGAGGCTTTCCAAACCCCATGCTGAGGATGATGGCCCTGTTTTCAAGCCActtggaaataataataattaccccTTTTCCCTTAAGGAGCACTAAATTCCACATCACTGCTCACCCAGAAGCCTTTAAAATCCACCGAAAAAGTCAAATTAtcgatcacacacacacacacaagtctgCACAGCTGCCATACGCCAGTAATGAGCAGATCTGGCTCCAGGGCACCAAATCCTTCAGATGGTATTTGAACTACTGCACACCTCTTTTGCAGGCCTTTATTTTTGTCCTTATCGTTTGCTTGGGAACAATTTACCGACATATTGTTCATAATATGTCTTGAAGCACCTTGGAATCACCACCTTGGCGTCAAACCTCATTGACGTGCTTTATGAAGAGGGATTTATAGGCTATTTAGGCAGACAAATCTGAAAGTAACCGCACCAGAACAATAAAGTAAGACTCCGTATTAGTTTCCGAGGGGATTTCAAACTACTCCCGGCTCAGCCCGCGTTATATCTCCAAGCGGTTTGAGTGGAACTGTGTCGTGTGGTGAAACGTATAACTCACCAATGAGATTAGACTCCCCCCATTTCTGCAAAAACTAGTATAGCCTCCCCCCTGTTCCTCTAATCTCCTCTTTCCCCTGAAAATGTGCAAAGCTATGGCTTTTTTGTGCAACAATGAATCGTAAATCTCGTCAAGGTGCCACAGTTTATTTCTCGGCTGGAAATACACTGCTGCAGAACACTATGGGCTGAAGGCTGTTGGCACATTCCTTCTACTGGCTAACCTTTGACCTCTCCTCCTCCCCACAGGAGTACACCATCGATGTATTTTTCCGCCAGAGTTGGAGAGACGAGAGACTGAAATTTGACGGGCCCATGCAGGTGTTACCCCTCAACAACCTTCTGGCTAGTAAAATCTGGACGCCTGACACATTTTTCCACAACGGGAAGAAATCAGTGGCTCACAACATGACGACTCCAAATAAACTTCTCCGACTAGTTGACAATGGCACGCTTCTTTACACTATGAGGTAAAACCAATGCATTTTTGACAGTATATAATCCTAATAGTATATCAAATCTCGATGCAtagtaggacttttttttaaaaagtcattgaCTTGTGATTACAAtccttttaactcattgactgccatgtgaatataaatatattgcaaTATTCTAATACTTCTGGTTCAATTTGTttgtagctttttaaaaaaaaaaaacatgttaaaagcCAAATGTCTTCTTACCTGATTCCGCCTGTCCTTTGTTTTCCAAATGAAAGATTTTCAAGGTGATTCttgtattatttcatttttctgaaatcAGCCCTGAAAAGAAAAGGAATGCTGAATTAATATAATCTGAAtgataaaatgattatttttttaatacatctcaactaggatacattttttttcaatttcttctaTGGCAATGGCtatttaattaaagaaaaatccaagtcaaataaaaaagtgaccaaaaaaatgtagtatCTTGGCTAGCATTTTGCAGTGTCACATCTCCTAACAGTTTTTCTTCCATGTTACCCCTTGCGACCTCTCTCTCCCTGCAAGGTTGACCATTCATGCCGAATGCCCCATGCACCTGGAGGATTTCCCCATGGACGCGCATGCCTGTCCCTTGAAATTTGGAAGCTGTAAGTCACCCCCGCAATGCGCATTAtcattacacagtcacctttagGGTATTTTCAAATGACTGCTACTCTAAATATCAAgatcattttaacattttgacaCTACTGTCCTTTGGAGAAGAATCACTATATAGTATAGGCATGAATATTTGGTGGCTTCTAATCTACGTTCTCTTCATCCATGTTTGGCGCCTCCTACTTCCCAGATGCATACACCAACAACGAAGTGATTTATCTCTGGACTCAGGAAGATGAGCGGTCCGTTTCAGTAGCAGAAGATGGTTCCAGACTCAACCAGTATGACCTACTGGGGCATGTTATTGGCAAAGAAACCATAAGTTCCAGTACAGGTACAGTGCAGTCTtggatgtgtgtatataaaaaGACTGTAATATGTGAAAAGTTTTCCTTCTTTAAAAGCGGAAGCCATTTACTCTTTGTGGCTCTCGGGAGGCGAGTCTCGGGGTCAAGTATCTGTGGCAGGTTTCACAAAAACTCCGGTGGAAAGCACTTTCGTGCAGTGTCCTCTGGGCTGTTTTCcgataagcaaaaaaaagtgtgtagtCAGAAACTCCAGTGAGAACACTTTGTGATTATCTTCCTTGTTCTTCTGTTGCGTATCATAAAGGACAGTTGCGCCTATTGAAAGAAATTGTTAAACGatcttttttaatgcattacaAAGGCCATGCAATCATTTGCTCTCATtataaggcttttaaaaaaagcatgcacGAGTTCTTGGaagtgaaaggaaaaaaatagggatGTCAAAATGTGATGACAACCGTGACATGAATGAACATACGGTGTTGTAgttaaatatgtataaatgtttCCTGCATTCATTAATTTGAACAgtcaggctgtttttttttcatatggcaACTGATGAATcctatctttttttctgttctcttCTCTTAGGGGAATATGTAGTGATGACAACATATttccatttgaaaagaaaaattggaTATTTTGTGATTCAAACCTATCTTCCATGCATCATGACAGTTATACTGTCCCAGGTTTCCTTCTGGTTAAACAGAGAGTCGGTTCCCGCACGTACTGTATTTGGTGAGTGCCATTTTGTATTGGGGGTTTTGAAACATCCCAgaatgtaataaataataactgaGGTCTAAAGAACCAGTCTGGGTGAATAGAAGGTTTTAGagttaaggggaaaaaaagtacaagagTTGATTTCATTCAATATTTAGCATTGATTTATCTGACAAAATGACTAATTttggttatttaaaaatatatagatacacatttttaaaatgacctttAACCCTTTAAATGAAAGTGAATCCAAATCAAAATACACTCATTATGCCTCGATTAGCATCGATTTCTTTAGTCAGTTTTGACGACAAAGCTACCAAATTTAGtgcaaataagtaaaaaaaaaataaacaaccaaaTGCGTTGTTACTATGACCAAACTTGTAATCAGATTGAAATGACTTCTCTCAGAGCGTTATGTCATaaagtgccattgacaatgacgcTATTGGGCACCTATCACTGCCAATGAATAAAGCCCGTGGTGATattttgtgattctattcccagGGGTCACCACTGTCCTCACCATGACGACCCTAAGCATCAGCGCCCGCAACTCCCTCCCCAAAGTTGCCTACGCTACAGCCATGGACTGGTTCATGGCGGTGTGCTATGCTTTTGTCTTCTCTGCATTGATTGAGTTTGCCACAGTCAACTACTTCACCAAGCGAAGCTGGGCCTGGGATGGCAAAAAAGAGGGCATGGAAGTCAGGGTGAGTGATCCTCTTAAAAATGGATGTGATAGACTGAATTTAGCTCTCTTGGTTACTTCTACCATATTTTACATTGGTGTTTTTGTTGATTCACCAGACAGTCACCTATTaggttgtgttaaaaaaaaatgtgtcttaaatatattttttctccccttttgtGCCATCAAGCcacaaaaacagagaaaaaatctCTCTTGGAATAATCAGAATTGCCAGAAATGTTTAGGTGTCCTtttagggcaaaaaaataaaataaaaaatctcaaataacaGTAATGATTTATCACCCAGACCTACTGGTGAATAAAGAACTGAACTTGGAACTCCTGAGTCACCAATCTAAAGTAACCCAGGCtgttctttaaaatattttttaattattcagtAACAGCTAAATAAAACAAGGGCAGTGGGGTGGTACATGGAGAAAAGAAAAGGGAGGTAAATTCCCAAAGACGCTAGCCCCAATCTAAGCTTGCGGCATATGTTCAAGCCCCATTTTAGTCAGTGTAAACCCATTCTGTCAAGATGAGACAGCATCTTGCAGTATAGCatgctcattaaaaaaaacggtaCACCGAGTAAAAAAGTGAGTGTATCAGGAGACCAATTTTCCCTTCACTGTATATCATAGCCCAGAAATGTGCCaatattttgtgttgttttgtgtgtttatgaACAGAAAAGAAGGTACATGTAATTGGATCATTCCaagaaaagttcaaataaaaatgagtgTAGTAGAGTGTAAAGACATTAAGGGGAAGGCAATAATCTCATGAAATAATGTCAGTTTTAAAGTAATACAGCAGAGTTCAAGCATTAGGGTGTGGAGAAATGTTCTTGCCTGTTGtatgttttttgtgatgctttgtttttctattttacgCTCTTTGTGACTATTTAGTTTGGCCTATTGCCCGCTTTTTCATTGCCTCGCcgcaaattatgaaaatctcATTGACTACTGCCCGCAGAAGAAGCTTAAATATGGCTTACATGTTGTTTCACTACTCTGATTGGACACGAGATGGCAGTATTACATTAAACGGCGCCTCTTAAGTGTGTCAACgcgtatattatattttgtcttcCATTCATAATATAACATATCAGAAATCCAATGGGATATGGTAAGCTATCTTGGCTGTGATTTTCTTGCCTATTGTTTCTGTTCCTGgaacattttctctttgttctgCAGTTTGTTTTGCTTAAACTACTCCCCCCTTTCTTCTCGaaaagatacaaataaaaaacagtgGGGGATGAGGCTGGAAGGGAAAACATATACTGTCCACAGAAGCCAACGGAACCAAACGATGAGTGCATTTCCCGCaggctctttctttttttgggtctGATATGGCGAGCAATAGTCGAGTCAGCGTGTACTCATTTACTTTAGAGGTTACACAGCGTCAATGGCATGAAATTCCCTCTGGTTCGCTAAACAATCTGTTTAACCACCGGGCTAATGAGCGAGCTCACCTTAAAACAGCTGTCGGTGGAATATGGCGAGTATGGAAGCCGGCAAAATCTTTGGTAATTCTTCTTGCCAATCCCAGTCCAAATAAATATGACGTCATGGTAGCCAAGGCGTTAAATGAGGGCcctgtaaaagtaaaaaaaaaaaaaaaaaaaaaatagatcaaattAATGCAGGATTAGGCTGGGGGTGCAGGTTTAGTAGCTGTACTTTTCATCTACCAGATTTCCAGTGGCCTAAAATATACCAAATTAATGACATGCTCTATCTCACACTTGCACAAAATGACTTAAGGCTATGAAATAAGTCAACATGTCATCTTAAATCATAAATTAGGATAGAATATCTTTCACAAGACACAAAGCAACACTCGCACACAGACGGCAAGTGGCACAATCACCCCCGGGATGGTTAATCACGACAAAAGAATCTGACATTTGCTGATGAAAATGCTTTGACTTTACTATATGCGGCCAAGGACagccatatttaaaaaaataataataaataagtgtaTTACAATCTTTGTCAGAAAATATTTAGACTACGGTTTTCATAATAGGCTTGGATCAAACACagtcgattttttttgttttatgagaATAATTTTGTTGTCAGATTAACAGATGGAtttaaaattatacaaaatatatcagaaaaaaacaaatttggagaaGCAGAAAAGGgtttacaaggaaaaaaaaacatttctaatgTCATTTAGACTTGCAGGTACTGTATATACTGTACCATTAAGGTCAAATAGCCTATTAGAGTAGCTGTTAGATTTGTTGCTGAGTAAGCCATCCACAGTATGATATACAAAATAAGACATTCAGTGTAGATGGCTCAATGTTCTGGAAAAGACATTGGTTATTTAGAGGGCAATGGTGTGTCAAGTtactttattttagttttttttttaaatccaatggAAATCTGTAGGGAAAATAACTGGTCGTCGTTCTCATCGTCTTTTTAACCATTTAAAATGTCCACTGGGTGGTTTCGATCACTAGAGGACGGTTTGGAAGGGATTCCGATAGCTGGGTCAACGATGTAAACAACATGGCCTCATCATCCCAGTGGGACAGTCGTTAATTTAACAACAAAGACAAATTTTCCACAGTAAGCAAAGGACAACAATAGAGGATGTCAAGCATCGTTAATTACATCAGGCAATTCTCTATTGACCAATAAATTGCCGGCGTTGTGTTAAGCACCACCCTTGAGCTCACTTTGTGAAAAAGGGATAACGTTACAGTTTATTTCAGTAGAATTGCACATTTGGAAATGTGTATAAAACTGTACTGCCTTAACACATTTAAgccaaattttctttttttgtggcttttttagtATGCTTATGAAAATATTTATCAAAGAGAACTGATAATAAAGAGATCCGCCATTAAGCATGAAAACTGTGGCCTCAAAGTAGACATGGAAATACTGAAACAGAAATATACTGTAGAAATAGTGTTCTTttagatcacatgtgtcaaagtggcggcccgtgggccaagtctggcccgccacatcactttgtgtggcccaagaaagaaaatcatgattgctgactttctgttttaggatcaaattatagtATAGAGTATAGagtatagagtatagatgtacattcaatttcctgatttcccccttttaaatcaataattgtaattattgaatccaattttttcagttttttgttcaaaaatcatttttaaaaacctaaaaatatatttaaaaaagctaaaataaacattgttttacatctataaaaaaaactgaatattcagggcttttaatcaagttattttaatccacttctaaAAAGTGTCTaagtttatctaaaatggtccggcccacatgaaatcaccCCTGTTTTAGATTGTAAATGCTAGGCTTGGAAGACaacacaaattaaattaaattctcaCAGATGTGAGATGCAAGGACATATTTACACAGTTACATCCTCTCACAAAAAGTACAAGTTGCGCGGTGATCCATCTTGTTGCCCTACTTGTTCTCCCACATGGTCTTTGTGTTTTGCCCATTTTAAGACAGTCGGGATTATGAAATCATCCCGTGCTAGCGTTTGGTAAATAAGTGTATCCCTGTGCAAATTTAACATGACAGTCTGAAGCATTCTCCCAACAGAGAATGCCTTAATGGTTTCTGAGCTGTAAGATGGTGGCTTCTTCTCAACTTTGTATCATATCGCCTGtgctatgttttttattttattttttttaaccgtcAGTTATTTTGCCTAAAGAAGCTTAACTTCTGGCATCAATTTGTTGGACATGACTCCAGGCAatgctatttttcctttttttttttcctcaaatcagCAATTTTACACACGAGGGAtgcaaactttattttttttctcaaatttcagcacatttaaaaacatttcactGCTGAATATAGGAGTCATGACCACTTTTTTTCCGCCCCTGCAATCAAAACTTGTGTCAAAAAATGTACAAGCAAGAAAGTGATGAATGGAGCATGTaagttgggtgtttttttttttttttttaaataattggtaaactttttttcttttctactttTCTTTTCAGGAACCGTTTCAGGCTAACATGGCCAGGATTAACGATATGGTTAGGCTTTTGTTTTGCTCTTGTGTGTGTCGTGTCTCGTGGTGTTGCTTCTATTTCCTCTTTATGAGTTCAAATGGAAGTATTGTGGAGTCTGCTGCGTTTTCTCCTCACAACCTTTGCTGCCTTCTCTTCTTTTCAGAGAAGAGAATCGGCAACTCTCTCCAAAAAGGCCAACAACACATTCAACATTGTGGGAACGACCTACGCCATCAACGTGGCGAAGGACCAAGGTTTAACCACCATTTCTAAAAGCGCCGGCACGGTGCCGCCGTCTACCAAACATTCGTACCTTCATAAAATGGATGACCCCTACACAGAAGCCAAGAAGTCGTACAACCGAGTGAGCAAAGTGGACAAGATATCGCGCATCATTTTCCCCATCCTTTTCTTCATCTTCAACTTGGGCTACTGGGCCACATATGTCAATAGAAAGCCCGCCATCATCGAGGCAAACAACCTCAATTGAATTTGGATCAAAAAAGTCAGTCTTAAGCTGGGTTTATCAAAAAGAAAGGATAGACAGGTTCGCCGGAGGCCGTAAAAACATCTTTTCGTGTGTGTGCCTTCGCGTGTGTCGATACAGTGGTACTTTGGTTTTCCAGTGTATTTTCAGGTAGGAGCGTTTCATTCGCAGACGTTTCCGTCCATTCCAAAATGACTTTGTTGATAGAtaacgtccaatccttttgaactGGGAACTcagttcaaatgtattggacttCAACTTTGtggatggcagccaatgagttgattttttcttttttcttttttatttaaactgtGCTATTTCTCTTTCATAATGTGGACTATGTGAAGCATTAATGACAATGCAATTTATTTCAATAGGGGAAAAGAGTAtacaatatgtatatacaatACAGACTATATCGTATATATCTAGTAATGAGTTTTGGTCACCGTCAAGGTACCATTGTGTACagtacatttcatttttaggaTTAGTGTTGCACTGAtactaaaattaaaatttaaaaaaaaatcaccgatCCTGCGCAACGTGTACATTggctatttaaaatgaattggctGACTTCCCATTTGAGTAATCAGTAATTtagtatttaaagaaaaaaaaagtaattttcccccccaaaaaacacataGAATCCAATTCaatatgtccaaaaaaatggtgtACATTTCCGACATTTAATTTCAAGTGACCCAACATGAAATCTGCCTTCCCAAAGATAATATCTGGTTATTAATGTAGTAGCAGGGCAACCTGAAATCTTGATAGTACTATTTCTGAAACCTTCCTTCCCTGATACCACAAAAATatgtgaaataaaatacatcagGGTTGAAAATAAGCATGCATGCCTTGTATTAGGTTTAGCTGCAATGGTGTCGTCAAGTAAAGAAGTAATGCAAACCTCTGATTATCATTGTAAAGGCAGAATTATTTTGTGATCACAAGGTATTATAAAATGACATTCCTatgcgtatgtgtgtatgagAGTGATCCTGCGTGGACCTGCTTATGTTACCATCATTTTTCCCCACTCACATTTCCTGAGAATAGCCCTTTTACACAATTCACCAGTATACTCATAGCATTACACCACATTTCCAATGAAATAAAAGCTTGTCAAATTTTTGCTCcaatcagacaaaaaaaagaatggtaATAACCACCCCATATTTACTGCAGTTATGCATGAGTGGAAACATTTTACAACTCCACTCATGCATTTGAAGTGCTTCACTACTATGGCTACAcacttctttgtttttgttcctcAAAGTAGTTCAAATTCATAGTCGAGGAGGTTGATGatgccttttatttatttatttttgcttcccTTACATACAGTAGCTCTGGCCCTGTCTCCTCTTGTGAGTAAtccattgttgttgttctccaccgcttgtctttttttggcaAAACAGTGTAGCTCTGTTTTGCAAGCATGTAGTTCAGGTTGTCATTTTGGTTTACCAGCCAAGACAGACATTTAGAGCACGCATGCATAGACACACAGATTATGCAGGCGGGAAGACACCTAAGGAAGTGTCCTACGGTCGCTTAAGCGTGGTCCGGTCAACGGGGCCGCCCTGTATAGTTCCATAGGAACATCATTAATAATCCTCAGTGTCTGGCCTTCAGCTCAAGATGAATCTCATCAGAGCCAAGACGGTATCATCTGGAATTGCTTTCGCATCCCATGGGGCAGCCTGCGCATTTTCAAGTCCACTGGCTCTAGCTGGCTGACTATGTTTGATTAAAGACGAGCCAAGTGCCTTGGTGAACATATACAGAGAACATAAAGGggacaaaaaaaaggtattatcgcgcacacacacacacacacacaatctgcAGTACACACGAGAAGATGGTGGCGCTATATGGCGATGGTCGACATAGTGATAAGGGCATTCTGTAAAATTGCCCTTCTGTGTAGAAGGTGGAAGTCTTACTGTTTGATGTCACAAAAGCGATTGTTGGATCcagcatttatttcttttatttttctgtgcTTTTCACATAGTCATAAGAAAAAGCCACATTATCTCAGACTGCATTTCTTCTGTATTTgtcattgagattttttttcttcagaaaaataGGCTATTTTCTCATATATTTATCTGCTTTGCGgaaggtttttttgttatttttcgcCTAaactaagcatttttttaacttgggaTTTTAATACTTTAATGGTCTACATTTGTACAAGCTTTGTTTTGTAGTAGCAAAATGTGCTCATTAACTAACCCCAATTCATTATTAACCAACACTAAAATGACACATCTTTCACAAACACTAATCTCCAAAAATGttctaaatatttttaactGATTTGAACCATGAATATTGTTTCAACTATCTTTTGAAATAATCTCCAGAAGTACATAAACCCAGAGTAAGTAAACGTTTAATGCCTGACAATCTGTACATGTTTGTCCTCACATGCCACCTCACATAACGATATATGCACTATTACGCTAAGTAGTGCTTTGGTTCCTGTGGTTCAACCAATTTACTCATCGGTGTCCCACCGCAGTCCCAAAGACGCCATCAATTATTTGTACATATGGATGTAATGTTCATTTACACCGACAAGGTTATGAAAGTGCTTTTACCCTCATTTGGAAGCATGCAGATTTCATGAGTGGGCTTTACCTGAAGCATAGTAACAAATATAATCCTTCATAAAGTTCCTAGATCACAACTTTCAGAAAATATTTCAACAGTGTCTATCTAAGAAATGGCCCAATGGTTTTGCAATCATTAGCTGTATTTATTCTATTTGGTAAAGTCGTAGTATTGTGACAAGTTGCTTTGGTCTGGGCAACTCCACGGCTGCAGGGATTTTAAATTATTCGACTCGGTTATTAATTATGCATTGCGAAGGACTGAAATGAACCATTCCATCTCCATCAAGTTTTTGTCGTCTAAGTGGATCAAAAAAGATTTGGGACTAGTGGATCTATGTATTTATTGCAAGACAAAGATTACACTAAAACTTCATTGACAGAATTGTAAACCATTTCTTATGATGGATGATCAATTACAGTATCactcaaaaaaaatgcatatatggATCATATTTTCTGTCAACGCCCGTGCtgatctgcatttttttcccattttattatCACGATACAAAAAGTACCTTTACTTCTTGTGTTTCAATTGCAGGTAATGTAAGTGACAA
This portion of the Stigmatopora nigra isolate UIUO_SnigA chromosome 19, RoL_Snig_1.1, whole genome shotgun sequence genome encodes:
- the gabra3 gene encoding gamma-aminobutyric acid receptor subunit alpha-3 isoform X2, which translates into the protein MAATFGKPEALHLALWIFFVCLSILSQTSAQVGHREPLPDDSNNITIFTRILDRLLDGYDNRLRPGLGESVTEVRTNIYVTSFGPVSDTDMEYTIDVFFRQSWRDERLKFDGPMQVLPLNNLLASKIWTPDTFFHNGKKSVAHNMTTPNKLLRLVDNGTLLYTMRLTIHAECPMHLEDFPMDAHACPLKFGSYAYTNNEVIYLWTQEDERSVSVAEDGSRLNQYDLLGHVIGKETISSSTGEYVVMTTYFHLKRKIGYFVIQTYLPCIMTVILSQVSFWLNRESVPARTVFGVTTVLTMTTLSISARNSLPKVAYATAMDWFMAVCYAFVFSALIEFATVNYFTKRSWAWDGKKEGMEVRRRESATLSKKANNTFNIVGTTYAINVAKDQGLTTISKSAGTVPPSTKHSYLHKMDDPYTEAKKSYNRVSKVDKISRIIFPILFFIFNLGYWATYVNRKPAIIEANNLN
- the gabra3 gene encoding gamma-aminobutyric acid receptor subunit alpha-2 isoform X1, which encodes MAATFGKPEALHLALWIFFVCLSILSQTSAQVGHREPLPDDSNNITIFTRILDRLLDGYDNRLRPGLGESVTEVRTNIYVTSFGPVSDTDMEYTIDVFFRQSWRDERLKFDGPMQVLPLNNLLASKIWTPDTFFHNGKKSVAHNMTTPNKLLRLVDNGTLLYTMRLTIHAECPMHLEDFPMDAHACPLKFGSYAYTNNEVIYLWTQEDERSVSVAEDGSRLNQYDLLGHVIGKETISSSTGEYVVMTTYFHLKRKIGYFVIQTYLPCIMTVILSQVSFWLNRESVPARTVFGVTTVLTMTTLSISARNSLPKVAYATAMDWFMAVCYAFVFSALIEFATVNYFTKRSWAWDGKKEGMEVREPFQANMARINDMRRESATLSKKANNTFNIVGTTYAINVAKDQGLTTISKSAGTVPPSTKHSYLHKMDDPYTEAKKSYNRVSKVDKISRIIFPILFFIFNLGYWATYVNRKPAIIEANNLN